A genomic stretch from Vibrio cortegadensis includes:
- a CDS encoding replication initiation factor domain-containing protein, whose protein sequence is MSADKFDKSIRAVKPYKPRDKHQFKVDHKALSDTVTPVFIDHLAWSMPIRSLSYLDGALDKDYVPYMMPVFHQPKGLTADQQNEYVKRYQQEFYFRMNVCFELFMQKEFGMFLSPMRGRGLHGYEDSMTIFDITRTHELGFVGIGGNNDTIYIQINGTGCQYLFNKTTPARVHWLLTEIFVVPSLSRLDLAVDDFTGNFDAKYAERCWYEKAFKSSPDARRQGSMTPHVKYNDGGSLDEEATLIGSRSSTRYWRIYNKKFERKITDPDVVWYRNEVELKKISVDFLSDISASFAGLCDFAASIEPTPPKRHDTIKKKAILDIMGKVAWARKQCGKTLSEVIDFYNGDLEKAFGHLVPDKYKTRTIDMPDVHKSLVQAHLGIIDAPF, encoded by the coding sequence ATGTCTGCTGATAAATTCGATAAATCCATTCGAGCGGTTAAGCCTTACAAGCCACGCGATAAGCATCAATTCAAAGTTGATCACAAAGCATTAAGTGACACTGTGACACCTGTTTTTATTGACCACTTAGCATGGTCGATGCCGATACGTTCACTTTCTTATTTGGATGGTGCTCTAGATAAAGATTATGTCCCTTACATGATGCCTGTCTTCCATCAACCGAAAGGTTTAACGGCTGACCAACAAAACGAATACGTAAAACGCTATCAGCAAGAATTCTATTTTCGAATGAATGTGTGCTTTGAACTCTTCATGCAAAAAGAGTTTGGAATGTTCCTTTCTCCTATGCGTGGTCGTGGTCTTCATGGTTACGAGGATTCAATGACTATCTTTGACATCACTAGAACGCATGAACTCGGGTTCGTCGGTATCGGTGGTAACAACGACACAATATACATTCAAATTAATGGTACTGGTTGCCAATACCTTTTTAATAAGACTACGCCAGCTCGTGTTCATTGGTTGCTGACTGAGATTTTTGTAGTGCCTTCCCTATCCCGCCTCGATTTGGCTGTGGATGATTTCACAGGAAATTTCGACGCTAAATACGCTGAACGCTGTTGGTATGAAAAAGCTTTTAAGTCTTCGCCTGACGCTCGTCGCCAAGGTTCAATGACACCTCACGTTAAATATAACGATGGTGGTTCACTGGATGAGGAAGCCACTTTAATTGGTAGCCGTTCTTCCACTCGTTACTGGCGTATCTATAACAAAAAGTTTGAGAGAAAAATCACTGACCCTGATGTGGTTTGGTATCGAAATGAAGTGGAGCTTAAAAAAATCTCTGTCGATTTTCTATCGGACATATCAGCGTCGTTCGCGGGTCTTTGTGACTTCGCGGCCTCTATCGAACCGACACCACCCAAACGTCACGACACCATAAAGAAAAAAGCGATTTTGGACATTATGGGGAAAGTGGCGTGGGCAAGAAAGCAATGCGGAAAAACCCTTTCAGAAGTTATCGACTTTTATAACGGTGACTTAGAAAAAGCGTTTGGTCACTTAGTGCCTGACAAATACAAGACAAGAACGATTGATATGCCAGACGTTCATAAATCATTGGTTCAAGCGCATCTAGGCATAATCGACGCCCCTTTTTAA
- a CDS encoding DUF1293 family protein, giving the protein MSTATAFFVHGIKHTIFKNSGNASASIYVGRALKDFSNDNMEIKAAGYFDSIEEFEKNRFKHLAIEEVYAEKVINNRAFVPYQQYELRTAPMPDNPMQSHVVEIIPIDAEVKKHFMESMKQAPNKA; this is encoded by the coding sequence ATGAGTACAGCAACTGCCTTTTTCGTACATGGCATTAAACACACTATCTTCAAGAACTCGGGCAATGCATCGGCTTCCATCTACGTTGGCCGCGCATTGAAAGACTTTTCGAACGACAACATGGAAATCAAAGCGGCGGGTTACTTTGACAGTATTGAAGAGTTTGAAAAGAACCGCTTTAAACATTTGGCTATTGAAGAAGTTTACGCTGAGAAAGTGATTAACAACCGCGCTTTCGTTCCTTATCAGCAATATGAATTACGCACTGCGCCTATGCCTGATAACCCAATGCAATCGCACGTTGTTGAGATCATTCCGATTGATGCAGAAGTTAAAAAACACTTCATGGAATCCATGAAACAAGCTCCAAACAAGGCGTAA
- a CDS encoding DUF2523 family protein, translating to MEWLNTALNYLSNGFQTVIDFIAAIPYMFENLLSYIQLYMLKAKITGYIWWLEISYRSAQILLEEIGFNELLVTVFNGLSPEIRYYAYLFGIPQAITIFTNFFTTAFVMRMTR from the coding sequence ATGGAATGGTTAAACACAGCGTTAAATTATTTAAGTAATGGTTTTCAAACCGTTATTGATTTCATTGCGGCAATTCCTTACATGTTCGAGAACTTACTATCTTACATTCAGCTCTATATGTTAAAAGCAAAAATCACGGGGTATATATGGTGGCTTGAAATCAGTTACAGGTCAGCACAAATACTGTTAGAAGAGATTGGCTTTAATGAATTACTCGTAACGGTCTTTAATGGCCTTTCTCCTGAAATTCGTTACTACGCTTATCTGTTTGGTATTCCTCAAGCGATAACCATCTTCACTAACTTTTTCACCACGGCTTTTGTGATGAGGATGACCCGTTAA